One Pongo pygmaeus isolate AG05252 chromosome 10, NHGRI_mPonPyg2-v2.0_pri, whole genome shotgun sequence genomic window carries:
- the NEUROD4 gene encoding neurogenic differentiation factor 4 produces the protein MSKTYVKSKEMGELVNTPSWMDKGLGSQNEVKEEESRPGTYGMLSSLTEEHDSIEEEEEEEEDGEKPKRRGPKKKKMTKARLERFRARRVKANARERTRMHGLNDALDNLRRVMPCYSKTQKLSKIETLRLARNYIWALSEVLETGQTPEGKGFVEMLCKGLSQPTSNLVAGCLQLGPQSVLLEKHEDKSPICDSAISVHNFNYQSPGLPSPPYGHMETHLLHLKPQVFKSLGESSFGSHLPDCSTPPYEGPLTPPLSISGNFSLKQDGSPDLEKSYSFMPHYPSSSLSSGHVHSTPFQAGTPRYDVPIDMSYDSYPHHGIGTQLNTVFTE, from the coding sequence ATGTCAAAAACTTATGTGAAATCCAAGGAGATGGGAGAGCTAGTCAACACACCATCCTGGATGGATAAAGGTCTGGGCTCCCAAAATGaggtgaaggaggaagagagcagaCCAGGTACTTATGGGATGCTCAGCAGCTTAACTGAAGAGCATGACAGTattgaggaagaagaagaagaggaagaagatggggagaaacctaAGAGAAGGGGTCCCAAGAAAAAGAAGATGACCAAAGCTCGCCTTGAGAGATTCAGGGCTCGAAGAGTCAAGGCCAATGCCAGAGAACGGACCCGGATGCATGGCCTGAACGACGCCCTGGATAACCTGAGGCGAGTCATGCCATGCTACTCTAAAACTCAAAAACTTTCCAAGATAGAGACTCTTAGACTGGCCAGGAACTATATTTGGGCTTTATCTGAAGTCCTGGAGACTGGCCAGACACCTGAAGGGAAAGGCTTTGTGGAGATGCTGTGTAAAGGGCTCTCTCAGCCCACAAGCAACCTGGTGGCTGGATGTCTCCAACTGGGCCCTCAGTCTGTCCTCCTGGAGAAGCATGAGGATAAATCTCCTATTTGTGACTCTGCCATCTCTGTCCACAACTTCAACTATCAGTCTCCGGGGCTGCCTAGCCCTCCTTATGGTCATATGGAAACACATCTCCTTCATCTCAAGCCCCAAGTATTCAAGAGTTTGGGAGAATCGTCCTTTGGGAGTCATCTACCTGACTGTAGTACACCCCCTTATGAGGGTCCACTCACTCCACCCCTGAGCATCAGTGGGAACTTCTCCTTGAAGCAAGATGGGTCTCCTGACCTAGAAAAATCCTACAGCTTCATGCCACATTACCCTTCTTCAAGTCTAAGCTCAGggcatgtgcattcaactccttTTCAGGCTGGTACCCCCCGTTATGATGTTCCTATAGACATGTCCTATGATTCCTACCCCCATCATGGTATTGGGACCCAACTCAATACAGTCTTCACTGAGTGA